One Brevibacterium spongiae DNA segment encodes these proteins:
- a CDS encoding Nramp family divalent metal transporter has protein sequence MSANSNDAASTVSSDNSPATGPRRRGILGSLREFGPGIIAVLAMMGAGDLVTASVSGSNYGYNLMWLLAASLLIRFVIVNIMGRYQVLNLKNQSIMEGYRDVARWYPWAIGIAAVISGHLLNGYMVRGAGEALAEIFTVGDPFLWSCILVVASIFVICKNVYKTIESIMKLLLAMMTVVFLGLAIYSVPDVGEIVRGTVGFGIPDNTGAIGVFAVALSLIGAVAGSMANFLYPYYVRDKGWRGVGFKKLQRNDILFGISSAIVISLSIWVVGAEILRPNGIEVTNLDDISQALSIHLGAVGGVIFYLGAFGILYSSVVGFANGFPKIIVDCLHIIRPARRERYGDHFEDDPSFKWFSLFILISPIIWAFPGMPGFVTMAVFVTGLQAVVVPLVAIGLLILANKKSHFGEHKANLFENIILVLTTLLTIWVTIQVVIGWF, from the coding sequence ATGAGTGCGAATAGCAACGACGCTGCCAGCACAGTCAGCTCAGACAACTCGCCCGCAACCGGACCGAGGCGACGAGGAATCCTCGGGAGCCTCCGCGAATTCGGCCCCGGAATCATCGCCGTCCTCGCCATGATGGGCGCCGGCGATCTGGTCACCGCCTCGGTGTCTGGATCGAACTACGGATACAACCTCATGTGGCTGCTCGCAGCCTCCCTGCTCATCCGTTTCGTCATCGTCAACATCATGGGCCGCTATCAGGTCCTCAACCTCAAGAACCAGTCCATCATGGAGGGCTACCGCGATGTCGCCCGGTGGTACCCGTGGGCGATCGGGATCGCCGCCGTCATCAGCGGGCACCTCCTCAACGGCTACATGGTCCGCGGAGCCGGTGAGGCTCTGGCTGAGATCTTCACCGTCGGAGATCCCTTCCTCTGGTCATGCATCCTCGTCGTGGCAAGTATCTTCGTCATCTGCAAGAACGTCTACAAGACCATCGAAAGCATCATGAAGCTGCTGTTGGCCATGATGACGGTCGTCTTCCTCGGCCTCGCGATCTACAGTGTGCCCGACGTGGGTGAGATCGTGCGCGGCACAGTCGGTTTCGGCATTCCGGACAATACCGGGGCGATCGGCGTATTCGCAGTTGCGCTCTCGCTCATCGGTGCGGTGGCCGGTTCTATGGCGAACTTCCTCTACCCCTACTACGTTCGCGACAAGGGATGGCGCGGTGTCGGCTTCAAAAAGCTGCAGCGCAACGACATTCTGTTCGGAATCTCCTCAGCCATCGTCATCAGCCTCTCGATCTGGGTCGTCGGGGCCGAGATCCTCCGCCCCAACGGTATCGAGGTGACCAACCTCGACGACATCTCGCAGGCACTGTCGATCCACCTCGGCGCTGTCGGCGGAGTCATCTTCTACCTCGGAGCATTCGGCATTCTCTACAGCAGTGTTGTGGGCTTCGCCAACGGGTTCCCGAAGATCATCGTCGACTGCCTCCACATCATTCGGCCCGCGCGGCGCGAACGCTACGGTGACCACTTCGAGGACGACCCGTCCTTCAAGTGGTTCAGTCTCTTCATTCTGATCTCGCCGATCATCTGGGCCTTCCCCGGAATGCCCGGATTCGTCACGATGGCCGTGTTCGTCACCGGCCTCCAAGCGGTCGTCGTCCCCCTCGTGGCAATCGGTCTGCTCATTCTGGCGAACAAGAAGAGTCACTTCGGGGAGCACAAAGCAAACCTCTTCGAAAACATCATCCTCGTTCTCACCACCCTGCTGACAATCTGGGTGACGATCCAGGTGGTCATCGGCTGGTTCTAG
- a CDS encoding glucarate dehydratase family protein: protein MSSAKSTHIVDINLTPVAFADPPLLNAVGVHEPFAIRTIIEVVTDSGAYGLGETYGDEAHQNRLTLAADALIGTDIFDINRAREAVEAALAADATAGGHGMSGMITDSSTLDRVFSPFEVALLDLQGKILGVPVADLLGGRVRDRVDFSGYLFYKWAGHPGFPDDEWGEALDPEGIVRQAEKMIDEYGFTALKLKGGVFPPDEEAAAIEALAARFPDVPLRIDPNAAWTVETSIRVAERLDSTLEYLEDPTPGIEGMAEVRAAANMPLATNMCVVAFAQLPDAVAAGSIDVILSDHHFWGGLRRSTTLAGIAETFGMSLSMHSNSHLGISLAAMLHLAGATKNIDYACDTHWPWKNPEDDVVVGDPFSFVGGALEVPTRPGLGVELDRERLARLHQQYIDCGIRNRDDTGYMQKFDPEYRAVAPRW from the coding sequence ATGTCTTCTGCCAAAAGCACCCACATCGTCGACATCAACCTCACTCCAGTCGCATTTGCCGATCCCCCGCTGCTCAACGCAGTGGGAGTCCACGAACCCTTTGCTATTCGCACGATCATCGAGGTCGTCACCGATTCGGGCGCTTACGGCCTGGGTGAAACCTACGGCGATGAGGCACACCAGAACCGTCTGACACTCGCCGCCGACGCTCTCATCGGCACCGACATCTTCGACATCAATCGAGCGCGTGAAGCGGTCGAGGCTGCATTGGCCGCCGATGCCACCGCCGGCGGGCACGGAATGAGCGGGATGATCACCGATTCCTCGACCCTCGACCGAGTCTTCTCGCCCTTCGAAGTCGCCTTACTCGACCTCCAAGGGAAGATCCTCGGAGTCCCGGTCGCGGATCTCCTCGGCGGTCGGGTCCGCGACCGTGTCGATTTCAGCGGTTACCTGTTCTACAAGTGGGCGGGCCACCCTGGATTTCCCGATGACGAGTGGGGCGAGGCCCTTGATCCCGAGGGCATCGTTCGGCAAGCCGAGAAGATGATCGATGAATACGGTTTCACGGCGCTCAAGCTCAAAGGCGGAGTCTTCCCTCCCGACGAAGAGGCCGCCGCCATCGAGGCCCTTGCCGCGCGCTTCCCCGACGTGCCGCTGCGCATCGACCCGAACGCCGCGTGGACGGTCGAGACCTCGATACGCGTTGCTGAACGACTGGACTCCACCCTCGAATACCTCGAGGACCCGACACCTGGGATAGAAGGCATGGCCGAGGTCCGTGCCGCAGCAAACATGCCGTTGGCAACGAACATGTGCGTCGTCGCGTTCGCACAGCTGCCGGACGCCGTCGCCGCAGGCAGCATCGATGTCATCCTCTCCGACCACCACTTCTGGGGCGGACTGCGCCGGTCCACAACTCTGGCCGGCATCGCCGAGACTTTCGGAATGTCGTTGTCGATGCATTCGAACTCCCACCTGGGCATCAGCCTCGCAGCCATGCTTCATTTGGCCGGAGCGACGAAGAACATCGACTATGCCTGCGACACCCATTGGCCATGGAAGAACCCGGAAGACGACGTCGTCGTCGGCGACCCGTTCAGCTTCGTGGGCGGCGCCCTCGAGGTCCCCACTCGCCCAGGGCTCGGGGTCGAATTGGACCGCGAACGACTTGCACGACTCCACCAGCAATACATCGACTGCGGCATCAGGAACCGCGATGACACCGGCTACATGCAGAAATTCGACCCCGAATACCGAGCAGTGGCCCCACGCTGGTGA
- a CDS encoding L-talarate/galactarate dehydratase translates to MAYTPDAIKTITLSSIRLPLEVPISDAKVFTGRQKPMTEVAMLFAEITTTEGHSGIGFSYSKRGGGPAQYAHAKEIAEAALGEDPNDIAKLYTKLLWAGASVGRSGLATQALAAIDVALYDLKAKRAELPLAKFLGSHRDSVRTYNTSGGFLNASIDEVKERASNSLADGIGGIKIKVGLPDSAEDIRRVTAVREHIGDAPLMVDANQQWDRATALRMGRTLDELGLVWIEEPLDAYDVEGHARLTRTLDTPIATGEMLSSVAEHKALIDARACDIVQPDAPRVGGITQFMRLLTLADEANLDIAPHFAMEIHLHLAACYPRETWVEHFDWLDPLFNERLETKDGRMLVPDRPGLGITLSDQAHAWTTDTVTIS, encoded by the coding sequence ATGGCGTACACCCCCGACGCGATCAAGACGATCACCCTGTCATCGATTCGATTGCCGTTGGAGGTGCCGATCTCCGATGCCAAGGTCTTCACCGGCCGACAGAAGCCGATGACCGAGGTCGCCATGCTCTTCGCCGAGATCACGACCACCGAGGGACATTCGGGAATCGGGTTCAGCTATTCGAAGCGCGGCGGCGGGCCCGCGCAGTACGCGCATGCGAAGGAGATCGCCGAGGCGGCACTCGGGGAGGACCCCAACGACATCGCGAAGCTCTACACGAAGCTCCTGTGGGCCGGCGCCTCCGTCGGTCGTTCTGGTTTGGCCACCCAGGCCCTGGCCGCCATCGACGTCGCGCTCTACGACCTCAAGGCGAAGCGGGCGGAGCTGCCACTGGCGAAGTTCCTCGGCAGCCACCGCGATTCCGTGCGCACCTACAACACCTCCGGCGGGTTCCTCAATGCCTCGATCGACGAGGTGAAGGAGCGGGCCTCGAATTCCTTAGCCGACGGCATCGGCGGAATCAAGATCAAGGTCGGCCTGCCCGACAGCGCCGAAGACATCCGCCGAGTCACCGCGGTGCGCGAACACATCGGTGACGCGCCGCTGATGGTCGATGCGAACCAGCAGTGGGACCGTGCGACGGCGCTGCGGATGGGCCGCACTCTCGACGAACTCGGCCTGGTGTGGATCGAGGAGCCGCTCGATGCCTATGACGTCGAAGGTCACGCACGACTGACCCGGACGCTTGACACTCCGATCGCCACCGGCGAGATGCTCAGCTCGGTCGCCGAACACAAGGCGCTCATCGATGCGCGCGCCTGTGACATCGTCCAACCCGATGCGCCTCGCGTCGGCGGCATCACTCAGTTCATGCGACTGCTCACCCTCGCCGATGAGGCGAATCTCGACATCGCCCCGCACTTCGCCATGGAGATCCATCTGCATCTGGCTGCCTGCTACCCGCGTGAGACCTGGGTCGAACACTTCGATTGGCTCGACCCGCTGTTCAACGAACGGCTTGAGACGAAGGACGGACGAATGCTCGTTCCCGACCGTCCGGGGCTGGGCATCACGCTCAGCGATCAGGCTCACGCCTGGACCACCGATACCGTGACGATCAGCTGA
- the kdgD gene encoding 5-dehydro-4-deoxyglucarate dehydratase, which produces MAQFSPQDLADHLKNGLLSFPATAFNADLSLNEDGYRSHIEWQSSYDVAGLFAAGGTGEGFSLSPDEAARVVELAVASSRPEVPVLASAGGPTVQAVRNVRDAEAAGAEGVLVLPPYLTECDQDGLYQHVSAICEATNIGVIVYNRANAIYSAETVARLADSHANFIGFKDAIGDIEHLTKVYAKNGDRLFYLGGLPTAETFALPLLQLGMSTYSSAMFNFVPEFALDFYADVRAQNREAVTEKLNRFVLPYLDIRDRGKGYGVSIVKGGLKAIGRDAGPVRPPLHDLSEKDVADIAELISAANIQPQTNLKIGA; this is translated from the coding sequence ATGGCTCAATTCTCCCCCCAGGACTTGGCAGATCACCTCAAGAACGGACTGCTCTCGTTCCCCGCGACAGCGTTCAACGCCGACCTCAGCCTCAACGAAGACGGCTACCGCAGCCACATCGAATGGCAGTCGAGCTACGACGTCGCCGGACTCTTCGCCGCCGGCGGCACCGGTGAAGGATTCAGCCTCAGCCCCGACGAGGCGGCCCGCGTCGTCGAACTCGCCGTCGCCTCCTCCCGGCCAGAGGTCCCCGTCCTGGCCTCCGCCGGCGGCCCCACAGTCCAGGCTGTGCGCAATGTCCGCGACGCCGAAGCCGCAGGCGCCGAGGGTGTCCTCGTCCTTCCGCCCTACCTCACCGAATGTGACCAGGACGGTCTCTACCAGCACGTGTCCGCGATCTGCGAAGCGACGAACATCGGCGTCATCGTCTACAACCGCGCCAACGCCATCTACTCCGCCGAGACCGTGGCCCGTCTGGCCGACAGCCACGCGAACTTCATCGGGTTCAAGGACGCCATCGGCGACATCGAACATCTGACCAAGGTCTACGCGAAGAACGGCGATCGCCTCTTCTACCTCGGCGGACTGCCGACGGCAGAGACCTTCGCCCTGCCGCTGCTGCAGCTGGGTATGAGCACCTATTCCTCGGCGATGTTCAACTTCGTCCCCGAATTCGCCCTCGACTTCTACGCCGACGTTCGCGCCCAGAACCGAGAGGCCGTGACCGAGAAGCTCAATCGCTTCGTCCTGCCCTACCTCGACATCCGCGACCGCGGCAAAGGCTACGGCGTCTCGATCGTCAAGGGCGGACTCAAGGCCATCGGCCGCGACGCCGGACCGGTCCGTCCGCCGCTGCACGACCTCAGTGAAAAGGACGTCGCCGACATCGCCGAGCTCATCAGCGCGGCGAACATCCAGCCCCAGACCAATCTGAAGATCGGAGCCTGA
- a CDS encoding aldehyde dehydrogenase (NADP(+)), translating into MTALNGLSLIAGTPVTGNGATTNAIDPSTGSTLAPDYSFLDESQVEQVTDAAAQAFASYRATSPTDRAAFLDTIAANIEAVREPLVERAMAETGLPSARLAGEVGRTVGQLRLFAEVVRAGNFHSSRIDPAQPDRTPAPRLDIRQRKVPVGPVVVFGASNFPLAFSVAGGDTASALAAGCPVIVKAHNAHPGTGEIVGRAITEAVAAHGLNPGVFSLVYGSGSSVGQQLVADPQITAVGFTGSRSGGLALQATAQARKVPIPVYAEMSSINPVILLDGALAGGGARSLAEQFITSLTGSSGQLCTAPGLVLVPTGTDGDAFAEAVAQLIGQQTGQTMLTPSIAEAFDRGVAALSEQDDVSTVGAGTAGEGANAPAPVVFTAASVALRNNDALSDEIFGAASLLVRYDDVDDLVATLQGIEGQLTTTIHATDADTEAAGRLLPILEDLCGRILFNGWPTGVEVGHAMVHGGPFPATSAPATTSVGTLAIERFLRPVSYQAVPTALLPEPIADDNPWSVVQMIDGTVTTPAEAEQPVLSEAGAATS; encoded by the coding sequence ATGACCGCGCTCAACGGACTCTCCCTCATCGCGGGCACCCCGGTCACCGGCAATGGTGCCACGACGAACGCCATCGACCCGAGCACCGGTTCGACTCTCGCCCCGGACTACTCCTTCCTCGACGAGTCCCAAGTCGAGCAGGTCACGGACGCCGCGGCACAGGCATTCGCCAGCTACCGGGCCACTTCCCCGACCGATCGCGCCGCCTTCCTCGACACGATCGCTGCGAACATCGAAGCCGTGCGCGAACCGCTCGTCGAACGTGCCATGGCCGAGACCGGTTTGCCTTCGGCCCGACTGGCCGGCGAAGTCGGCCGCACCGTCGGACAGCTGCGATTGTTCGCCGAGGTGGTCCGGGCCGGGAACTTCCACTCCTCCCGCATTGATCCCGCACAACCCGACCGCACCCCGGCCCCGCGACTCGACATCCGACAGCGCAAGGTCCCCGTCGGCCCCGTCGTCGTGTTCGGAGCCAGCAACTTCCCGCTCGCGTTCTCCGTCGCGGGAGGTGACACCGCTTCGGCGCTCGCCGCCGGATGTCCCGTCATCGTCAAGGCCCACAACGCCCACCCGGGAACCGGGGAGATCGTCGGCAGGGCCATCACCGAGGCGGTCGCCGCCCATGGACTCAACCCCGGAGTCTTCTCCCTCGTCTACGGTTCGGGGTCGTCCGTCGGGCAGCAGCTCGTCGCCGATCCGCAGATCACCGCGGTCGGCTTCACCGGGTCCCGCTCCGGTGGGCTGGCGCTGCAGGCCACCGCTCAGGCTCGCAAGGTGCCCATTCCCGTCTACGCGGAGATGAGCTCGATCAACCCGGTCATCCTCCTCGATGGTGCCCTGGCAGGGGGCGGGGCTCGCAGCCTCGCCGAACAGTTCATCACCTCGCTGACCGGATCGAGCGGACAGCTGTGCACCGCCCCCGGCCTCGTCCTCGTGCCGACAGGCACCGATGGTGATGCCTTCGCCGAGGCGGTTGCGCAGCTGATCGGTCAGCAGACCGGGCAGACGATGCTCACCCCCTCCATCGCCGAGGCGTTCGACCGCGGCGTTGCCGCGCTCAGTGAGCAGGACGACGTGTCCACGGTGGGCGCCGGCACGGCGGGGGAAGGCGCCAACGCGCCTGCACCGGTGGTCTTCACCGCCGCTTCGGTGGCACTGCGGAACAACGATGCGCTCAGTGACGAGATCTTCGGGGCCGCCTCGCTGCTGGTCCGCTATGACGACGTCGACGACCTGGTCGCGACCCTGCAGGGAATCGAAGGACAGCTGACGACGACGATCCACGCGACGGACGCCGACACGGAAGCGGCCGGACGGCTGCTGCCGATCCTCGAAGATCTGTGCGGACGGATCCTGTTCAACGGATGGCCCACCGGGGTCGAGGTCGGACACGCTATGGTTCATGGCGGACCGTTCCCGGCCACCTCGGCGCCGGCGACGACCTCAGTGGGAACGCTTGCCATCGAACGCTTCCTCCGACCGGTCAGTTACCAGGCGGTGCCGACCGCACTGCTGCCGGAGCCGATCGCCGATGATAATCCGTGGTCGGTCGTGCAGATGATCGACGGTACGGTGACGACGCCTGCGGAGGCCGAGCAGCCGGTCCTCAGTGAAGCGGGAGCGGCCACCTCATGA
- a CDS encoding enolase C-terminal domain-like protein produces the protein MTTQTAVATPTIESVRVVPVAGRDSMLLNLSGAHGPYFTRNIVLITDSDGRTGLGEVPGGENIKAAIEDAGRQLAGRRVAQVNRIVSELHQRFAAIDAGGRGNQTFDLRVGVHATAAIESALLDLHGQFLGLPVADLLAAGQQRDAVPMLGYLFYVGNPDATDLDYLREPEADGWDRLRREEALTPASIVELARAASSKYGFKDFKLKGGVLAGEAEVETVTALAEAFPDARITLDPNGGWLLDEAIEYGKAMRGVVAYAEDPVGPEGRFSGRETMAEFRRATGLRTATNMIATDWREMAHAIRTNAVDIPLADPHFWTMSGSHRVSQLCHDFGLTWGSHSNNHFDVSLAMFTHVGAAAPGEITALDTHWIWQDGQELTRDPLTIVGGEIKVPTAPGLGVTIDEDRLAEAHELYVEHGLGSRDDSVAMQYLVPGWSFDAKKPALVR, from the coding sequence ATGACCACGCAGACAGCAGTCGCCACCCCGACCATCGAATCAGTCCGGGTCGTTCCGGTCGCCGGCCGTGACTCGATGCTGCTCAACCTCTCCGGTGCGCACGGGCCGTACTTCACCCGCAACATCGTCCTCATCACCGACAGCGATGGCCGGACGGGCCTCGGTGAGGTGCCCGGCGGCGAGAACATCAAAGCCGCGATCGAGGATGCCGGACGTCAGCTCGCCGGTCGGCGGGTGGCCCAGGTCAACCGGATCGTGTCCGAACTGCACCAGCGGTTCGCCGCGATCGACGCCGGCGGGCGCGGTAACCAGACCTTCGATCTGCGTGTCGGCGTCCATGCCACCGCCGCGATCGAGTCGGCTCTGCTCGACCTGCACGGTCAGTTCCTCGGACTGCCGGTCGCTGACCTCCTCGCCGCCGGTCAGCAGAGGGACGCCGTGCCGATGCTCGGGTACCTCTTCTACGTCGGCAACCCCGATGCCACGGATCTCGACTACCTGCGCGAACCCGAAGCAGACGGCTGGGACCGACTGCGCCGCGAGGAGGCCCTGACCCCAGCTTCGATCGTCGAGCTGGCGAGGGCCGCCTCGTCGAAATACGGGTTCAAGGACTTCAAGCTCAAGGGCGGCGTCCTCGCCGGTGAGGCCGAAGTCGAGACCGTCACGGCTTTGGCCGAGGCGTTCCCGGACGCGCGGATCACGCTTGATCCGAACGGCGGCTGGCTGCTCGATGAAGCCATCGAATACGGCAAGGCCATGCGGGGAGTCGTCGCGTACGCCGAGGACCCGGTCGGGCCCGAGGGCCGATTCTCGGGACGGGAGACCATGGCGGAATTCCGCCGCGCGACGGGACTGCGCACGGCCACGAACATGATCGCCACGGACTGGCGGGAGATGGCACACGCCATCAGGACGAATGCTGTGGATATTCCGCTGGCCGACCCGCATTTCTGGACGATGTCCGGATCGCACCGGGTCTCCCAGCTGTGCCACGACTTCGGGCTGACGTGGGGTTCGCACTCGAACAACCACTTCGATGTCTCCCTGGCCATGTTCACCCATGTCGGTGCCGCCGCCCCGGGCGAGATCACGGCACTGGACACGCATTGGATCTGGCAAGACGGCCAGGAGCTCACTCGCGATCCGTTAACAATCGTCGGTGGCGAGATCAAGGTGCCCACGGCTCCGGGCCTCGGTGTCACCATCGACGAGGACCGTCTGGCTGAGGCGCACGAACTCTACGTCGAACACGGTCTGGGCTCGCGTGACGACTCGGTGGCCATGCAGTACCTGGTCCCGGGGTGGTCCTTCGACGCGAAGAAGCCCGCCCTCGTCCGCTGA
- a CDS encoding class I SAM-dependent methyltransferase, which translates to MSPIPAADHHLPGHTARQTLFWNRYALGYDRAWDSPLTVAAAEVVADELSATTVIDLGCGTGLFAARLASRHASVTGVDQSRGMLKRAVRRNRIAVAIRADAAHTGLPDASTDSVICANILHLHPDPEAVLAEAVRLVRPGGRIAVVTPTEAATHHEVVQEERAALRGRWMILLADLVRRQVAMAAPLSDVRIAPPGCLADILQRCISTHRLSVVVERFIGRTQHILILNRGQ; encoded by the coding sequence GACCCTGTTCTGGAACAGGTATGCCCTCGGCTATGACCGCGCCTGGGATTCCCCGCTCACGGTCGCTGCCGCCGAGGTGGTTGCCGACGAGCTCTCTGCCACGACAGTGATCGACCTCGGCTGCGGAACGGGGCTCTTCGCCGCACGGCTGGCCAGCCGGCACGCCTCCGTCACCGGTGTCGATCAGTCACGAGGAATGCTCAAGCGCGCCGTCCGACGTAACCGCATCGCCGTGGCTATACGGGCCGACGCGGCGCACACCGGCCTGCCCGATGCCAGCACCGATTCAGTGATCTGTGCAAATATTCTCCACCTGCACCCCGACCCCGAGGCGGTGCTCGCAGAGGCGGTGCGTCTGGTCCGCCCCGGAGGGCGCATCGCGGTCGTGACTCCGACCGAGGCGGCCACCCACCACGAGGTCGTGCAGGAAGAACGAGCCGCCCTCCGCGGACGGTGGATGATTCTGCTCGCTGATCTTGTTCGCCGACAGGTGGCGATGGCCGCCCCGCTTTCGGACGTGCGGATCGCTCCTCCCGGCTGCCTCGCCGATATTCTTCAACGGTGCATCTCCACGCACCGGTTGAGTGTCGTCGTTGAGCGGTTCATCGGACGCACTCAACACATTCTCATCCTCAATCGCGGTCAATAG